The Haloferax sp. Atlit-12N genome window below encodes:
- a CDS encoding DNA-binding protein: MSGSPDDERLEELRKKKMQELQEQRGGGGQGSAEQQQAEEAAQQRAEQQKQALLKQHLTDEARQRLNAVQMSKPDFAEQVERQIVALAQSGRIQGRIDDDKMKALLKELQPESKSFNIRRR, translated from the coding sequence ATGAGTGGCAGTCCCGACGATGAGCGACTGGAGGAGCTTCGAAAGAAGAAGATGCAGGAACTCCAAGAACAGCGGGGCGGCGGCGGACAGGGCTCCGCCGAGCAACAGCAGGCCGAGGAGGCCGCCCAACAGCGCGCCGAACAGCAGAAACAGGCGCTTCTCAAACAGCACCTGACCGACGAGGCCCGCCAGCGCCTCAACGCGGTGCAGATGTCCAAGCCGGACTTCGCAGAGCAGGTCGAGCGCCAAATCGTCGCCCTCGCCCAGAGCGGGCGCATCCAGGGCCGCATCGACGACGACAAGATGAAGGCGCTCCTGAAAGAGCTGCAGCCCGAGTCGAAGAGCTTCAACATCCGCCGTCGGTAA
- the thiL gene encoding thiamine-phosphate kinase, which yields MDERAALRLLAADLPDAGDDAAVVDDLVVTTDMLHETTDFPAGTTRYTAGWRAVGASLSDVAAMGASATCAVAAYAAVELDETELGDFVRGVRDVCEAVGAAYVGGDLDTHQEFTTATTAIGRTDDPVRRSGAEPGDLLCVTGELGRSAAAVRLFEAGETDRANNLFRFTPRVAAGVALRGSATAMMDSSDGLARSVHQLAEASDCGFELDFDALPVHDGVAEVATDSDDRRDLAAFFGEDFELVFTLPESALDAARDATDVPLTVVGKVVEESADAAVVADGEAVPDRGYTHGGDE from the coding sequence ATGGACGAGCGTGCCGCCCTCAGACTGCTCGCCGCGGACCTGCCGGACGCCGGCGACGACGCCGCCGTCGTGGACGACCTCGTCGTCACGACCGACATGCTCCACGAGACGACGGACTTCCCCGCGGGAACGACCCGCTACACCGCCGGTTGGCGGGCCGTCGGTGCGTCCCTCTCGGACGTGGCCGCGATGGGCGCGAGCGCGACTTGCGCCGTCGCCGCCTACGCCGCCGTCGAACTCGACGAGACGGAACTCGGCGATTTCGTTCGGGGCGTGCGGGACGTGTGCGAGGCGGTCGGCGCGGCGTACGTCGGCGGCGACCTCGACACCCATCAGGAGTTCACGACGGCGACGACAGCCATCGGCCGCACCGACGACCCGGTCCGGCGCTCGGGCGCGGAGCCGGGGGACCTGCTCTGCGTCACGGGCGAACTCGGCCGGTCTGCCGCCGCCGTCCGCCTGTTCGAGGCGGGCGAGACCGACCGCGCCAACAACCTCTTTCGGTTCACGCCCCGCGTCGCCGCCGGCGTCGCCCTCCGCGGGTCGGCGACGGCGATGATGGATTCGAGCGACGGCCTCGCCCGCTCGGTCCACCAGCTCGCGGAGGCCAGCGACTGCGGTTTCGAACTCGACTTCGACGCGCTCCCGGTCCACGACGGCGTCGCCGAGGTGGCGACCGATTCCGACGACAGGCGCGACCTCGCGGCGTTCTTCGGCGAGGACTTCGAACTCGTGTTCACGCTCCCTGAGTCGGCGCTTGACGCCGCCCGCGACGCGACCGACGTGCCGCTCACGGTGGTCGGGAAAGTCGTCGAGGAATCCGCCGACGCCGCCGTCGTCGCCGACGGCGAGGCCGTACCGGACCGCGGTTACACCCACGGCGGCGACGAATAG
- a CDS encoding site-2 protease family protein has product MEQSESADGPPVEALRAVFDVHEVRSDGRRRIYYGESLVPEQMLVREIWPAFREAGYDVQAQVADLGQTDVVIVEPASQGVEGVPWKNITLFALTVLSTLFVGAYAWYYIPLSDITANPLVILRAWPFTAAVLGVLSVHELGHYAVGRYHGVNVSLPYLIPFIFPFGTLGAIIRMRGQMPDRKTLFDIGVAGPLAGLAATIVVTVIGLSLEPMTVPSRVLAGSADTIVFNNPPLLDAIAAVLGQPTEYTDPRTVVHPVVIGGWVGMFFTVLNLLPVGQLDGGHMVRAMLGERQESLAAAVPLVLFGIAGYLHYVRGLGLNQSVGLWFFWGLMATFIAYNGPAKPIDETPLGPARMAVGLFTFALGAACFLLVPVQVIPG; this is encoded by the coding sequence ATGGAACAGTCCGAATCGGCGGACGGACCGCCGGTGGAAGCGCTTCGCGCCGTCTTCGACGTCCACGAAGTGCGGTCAGACGGCCGTCGGCGAATCTACTACGGCGAGTCGCTCGTCCCCGAGCAGATGCTCGTCCGCGAAATCTGGCCGGCGTTCCGGGAGGCCGGCTACGACGTGCAGGCGCAGGTCGCCGACCTCGGACAGACCGATGTGGTCATCGTCGAACCGGCCTCGCAGGGTGTCGAGGGGGTCCCGTGGAAGAACATCACGCTGTTCGCGCTGACAGTCCTCTCGACGCTTTTCGTCGGCGCGTACGCGTGGTACTACATCCCCCTGTCCGACATCACCGCGAACCCGCTCGTGATCCTGCGGGCGTGGCCCTTCACCGCCGCCGTCCTCGGCGTCCTCTCGGTCCACGAACTCGGCCACTACGCAGTCGGTCGGTACCACGGCGTCAACGTCTCGCTGCCCTATCTCATCCCGTTTATCTTCCCGTTCGGCACGCTCGGTGCTATCATTCGCATGCGCGGGCAGATGCCCGACCGGAAGACGCTGTTCGACATCGGCGTCGCCGGCCCGCTCGCCGGCCTCGCGGCGACTATCGTCGTCACCGTCATCGGCCTCTCGCTCGAACCGATGACCGTCCCGAGTCGAGTCCTCGCCGGGTCGGCCGACACTATTGTCTTCAACAATCCGCCGCTCCTCGACGCTATCGCGGCCGTGCTCGGGCAGCCGACGGAGTACACCGACCCCCGGACCGTCGTCCACCCCGTCGTCATCGGCGGCTGGGTCGGGATGTTCTTCACCGTCCTCAACCTGCTCCCGGTCGGCCAACTCGACGGCGGCCACATGGTCCGGGCGATGCTCGGCGAGCGCCAAGAGTCGCTCGCGGCGGCCGTGCCGCTCGTCCTGTTCGGCATCGCCGGCTACCTCCACTACGTCCGCGGCCTCGGCCTCAACCAGTCCGTCGGCCTGTGGTTCTTCTGGGGGCTGATGGCGACGTTCATCGCCTACAACGGCCCGGCAAAGCCGATAGACGAGACGCCGCTCGGGCCGGCTCGGATGGCCGTCGGCCTCTTTACGTTCGCCCTCGGCGCGGCGTGTTTCCTCCTCGTGCCGGTTCAGGTCATTCCGGGGTGA
- the hisS gene encoding histidine--tRNA ligase: protein MYDRLKGFRDFYPGEMSARREVVDTVETAAARYGFREIGTPHLERTQMYVDKSGEEIVEELYAFEDKGGREVTLTPELTPTVARMVVAKQQALSKPIKWVSTRPFWRYEQVQQGRFREFYQTNADIFGSSEPEADAEILAFCADALTDLGLTADDFEFRVSHRDILGGLLRSFDADVDVADAVRAVDKSEKVEREEYLGLLSDAGLSYDQAGEFADLIERGDLDEIAEFGGDNVEAAVENLRNVLAAADDFGAGEFCEVSLTTARGLDYYTGVVFECFDSTGDVSRATFGGGRYDDLIESFGGQPTPAVGVGIGGATLQLLCQRAGVWPEEELATDYYLLTVGDTRAVASDIARDLRAAGNVVETDVSDRSFGAQMSYADSVNADTVVIVGERDLENGEVTVKDMASGDQTTVPVEDFPGDRDAPTYEDYE from the coding sequence ATGTACGACCGACTCAAGGGATTTCGTGACTTCTATCCCGGCGAGATGTCGGCCCGGCGCGAGGTCGTCGACACCGTCGAGACCGCCGCCGCCCGCTACGGCTTCCGCGAAATCGGGACGCCCCACCTCGAACGGACCCAGATGTACGTCGACAAGTCCGGCGAGGAAATCGTCGAGGAACTGTACGCCTTCGAGGACAAGGGCGGCCGCGAGGTCACCCTCACGCCCGAACTGACGCCGACGGTCGCCCGGATGGTCGTCGCCAAACAGCAGGCGCTGTCGAAGCCCATCAAGTGGGTCTCGACCCGCCCCTTCTGGCGCTACGAACAGGTCCAGCAGGGTCGCTTCCGCGAGTTCTACCAGACCAACGCCGACATCTTCGGCTCCTCGGAGCCGGAGGCCGACGCCGAGATTCTAGCGTTCTGCGCCGACGCGCTGACCGACCTCGGCCTCACCGCCGACGACTTCGAGTTCCGCGTCTCCCACCGCGACATCCTCGGCGGCCTGCTCCGGTCGTTCGACGCCGACGTGGACGTGGCCGACGCGGTTCGCGCCGTCGACAAGTCCGAGAAAGTCGAACGCGAGGAGTACCTCGGCCTGCTTTCGGACGCCGGCCTCTCGTACGACCAGGCCGGCGAGTTCGCCGACCTCATCGAGCGCGGCGACCTCGACGAAATCGCCGAGTTCGGCGGCGACAACGTCGAGGCCGCGGTCGAGAACCTCCGGAACGTCCTCGCCGCCGCCGACGACTTCGGCGCGGGCGAGTTCTGCGAGGTGTCGTTGACGACCGCCCGCGGACTGGACTACTACACCGGCGTCGTCTTCGAGTGCTTCGACTCCACGGGCGACGTGTCGCGGGCGACGTTCGGCGGCGGCCGCTACGACGACCTCATCGAGTCGTTCGGCGGCCAGCCCACCCCCGCCGTCGGCGTCGGCATCGGCGGCGCGACGCTCCAACTGCTCTGCCAGCGCGCCGGCGTCTGGCCCGAGGAGGAACTGGCGACCGACTACTACCTCCTCACCGTCGGCGACACCCGCGCCGTCGCCTCCGACATCGCCCGCGACCTCCGCGCGGCGGGCAACGTCGTCGAGACCGACGTGTCCGACCGGAGCTTCGGCGCGCAGATGTCCTACGCCGACTCCGTCAACGCCGACACGGTCGTCATCGTCGGCGAGCGCGACCTCGAAAACGGCGAGGTGACGGTCAAGGACATGGCGAGCGGCGACCAGACCACCGTCCCCGTCGAGGACTTCCCCGGCGACCGCGACGCGCCGACTTACGAGGACTACGAGTAA
- a CDS encoding 30S ribosomal protein S19e, with product MVTIYDVPADALIEEVAGRLEDRIEQPDWMAFAKSGQTRELPPQQDDFWYVRGASLLRKVAMNGPVGVDRLSTEYGGLKRGTNRYSVSGAHSDAGSKNIIRTLLQQLEEEGLVETAKGEGRRITAEGTSFLDNAASDVLSDLDRPELERYA from the coding sequence ATGGTAACCATCTATGACGTCCCGGCGGACGCCCTCATCGAAGAGGTCGCCGGACGACTCGAGGACCGTATCGAGCAACCCGACTGGATGGCCTTCGCGAAGAGCGGCCAGACCCGCGAACTCCCGCCCCAGCAGGACGACTTCTGGTACGTCCGTGGCGCGAGCCTGCTCCGCAAGGTCGCCATGAACGGCCCCGTCGGCGTCGACCGTCTCTCCACCGAGTACGGCGGCCTCAAGCGCGGCACCAACCGCTACAGTGTCTCCGGTGCGCACAGCGACGCCGGCAGTAAGAACATCATCCGCACGCTCCTCCAGCAGCTCGAAGAGGAAGGCCTCGTCGAGACCGCCAAGGGTGAGGGTCGCCGCATCACCGCCGAGGGAACGAGCTTCCTCGACAACGCCGCGTCCGACGTGCTCTCCGACCTCGACCGTCCGGAACTCGAACGCTACGCGTAG
- a CDS encoding EamA family transporter — MDPGIAYSVLAAFVWGVYIFALKRYFPGYSGAVITVVVNAFAVLLYLPVTVVTYDPAAVPSLAELGAMGVLIVAGTAVLVGVAFILFVDALAAGDVSYVAPINKLVPVFVLPIEILFLNQFLTGLQVLGVAVATVAVYVANYEGGAFLDPLRRAVRSRPAQLALASAACYAASDVGKRVALQELGIPTSVFVPVLFTGAALAVLPVAARNWTSVRGDVPKFVAAGALVAVGEHVTSTAFGMVPASIASPIVNTQAIVAVVLGGVILKESQFGLRLAAAVLAVAGVSLIALGDLSALAALVG, encoded by the coding sequence ATGGACCCCGGCATCGCCTACTCCGTTCTCGCCGCGTTCGTCTGGGGCGTCTACATCTTCGCCTTGAAGCGGTACTTTCCGGGGTACTCCGGCGCGGTCATCACGGTCGTCGTCAACGCCTTCGCCGTCCTCCTGTACCTTCCGGTCACGGTGGTGACGTACGACCCCGCGGCCGTCCCCTCGCTGGCCGAACTCGGCGCGATGGGGGTTCTCATCGTCGCCGGCACGGCGGTGCTCGTCGGCGTCGCGTTCATCCTGTTCGTCGACGCGCTCGCCGCCGGCGACGTGTCCTACGTCGCGCCCATCAACAAGCTCGTTCCGGTGTTCGTCCTTCCCATCGAAATCCTGTTTCTGAACCAGTTTCTGACCGGGCTACAGGTTCTCGGCGTCGCGGTCGCCACCGTCGCCGTCTACGTCGCGAACTACGAGGGCGGGGCGTTCCTCGACCCGCTGCGACGCGCGGTCCGCTCGCGGCCCGCCCAACTCGCGCTGGCGAGCGCGGCCTGTTACGCCGCCAGCGACGTTGGGAAGCGCGTCGCCCTGCAGGAACTCGGCATCCCGACGAGCGTGTTCGTCCCGGTGCTGTTCACCGGCGCGGCACTCGCCGTTCTACCCGTCGCGGCCCGCAACTGGACGAGCGTTCGCGGCGACGTTCCGAAGTTCGTCGCGGCCGGCGCGCTCGTCGCCGTCGGCGAGCACGTCACCTCGACCGCCTTCGGGATGGTGCCGGCGAGCATCGCCTCGCCCATCGTCAACACGCAGGCCATCGTCGCCGTCGTTCTCGGCGGGGTCATCCTCAAGGAGTCACAGTTCGGGCTTCGCCTCGCCGCGGCCGTCCTCGCGGTCGCGGGCGTCTCGCTCATCGCCCTCGGCGACCTGTCGGCGCTCGCGGCGCTGGTCGGGTAA
- a CDS encoding lysylphosphatidylglycerol synthase transmembrane domain-containing protein, translated as MARENLRATVLGFAAAIVVFAVLFYFAGVDELIDRVTMAEPTYLVAIFGITLVWLVAWGASLKTVLGVLGVDVSTVRSFLIFTGATFSNNITPFGQAGGEPVTALLISRSADTEYETGLAAIASVDTINFVPSITIALIGAGYYATEVTLGRNLEIALVAVIALAVGVPAAVYTAWKRRYGLERRLIGALTPFIRTIARYVPRVSVPTNDGIERRINGFFRSIERVGRNPRGLAVALGLSGFGWFCQMVALWVAFHAIGAPIAFSIALFVVPIGAIAGVTPLPGGAGGIEWTLAILVAAASSAVSFDVATAGVVVFRGFVYWVPVVLGGLVMSTESVRGWRS; from the coding sequence ATGGCCCGCGAGAACCTCCGCGCGACGGTGCTCGGTTTCGCAGCGGCGATCGTCGTCTTCGCCGTCCTGTTCTACTTCGCGGGGGTTGACGAGCTCATCGACCGGGTGACGATGGCCGAGCCGACGTATCTGGTCGCCATCTTCGGCATCACGCTCGTCTGGCTCGTCGCGTGGGGCGCGTCGCTGAAGACCGTCCTCGGCGTACTCGGTGTGGATGTCTCGACAGTCCGCTCGTTTCTCATCTTCACGGGCGCGACGTTCTCGAACAACATCACCCCGTTCGGACAGGCGGGCGGCGAGCCCGTGACGGCGCTTCTCATCTCCCGGAGCGCCGACACCGAGTACGAGACCGGGCTGGCGGCCATCGCCAGCGTGGACACCATCAACTTCGTCCCCTCCATCACCATCGCGCTCATCGGCGCGGGCTACTACGCCACCGAGGTGACGCTCGGCCGCAACCTCGAAATCGCGCTCGTCGCCGTCATCGCCCTCGCTGTCGGCGTTCCGGCGGCCGTCTACACCGCGTGGAAGCGCCGCTACGGCCTCGAACGCCGACTCATCGGTGCTCTGACGCCGTTTATCCGGACTATCGCACGGTACGTTCCGCGGGTTTCAGTACCCACGAACGATGGCATCGAGCGCCGCATCAACGGCTTCTTCCGCTCTATCGAACGCGTCGGCCGGAACCCGCGGGGACTGGCGGTCGCGCTCGGCCTGTCGGGGTTCGGCTGGTTCTGCCAGATGGTCGCGCTCTGGGTGGCGTTCCACGCCATCGGCGCGCCAATCGCCTTCTCCATCGCGCTGTTCGTCGTTCCCATCGGGGCGATAGCCGGCGTCACGCCGCTCCCCGGCGGCGCGGGCGGCATCGAGTGGACGCTCGCCATCCTCGTCGCCGCCGCGAGTTCCGCCGTCTCGTTCGACGTGGCGACCGCGGGCGTCGTCGTCTTCCGAGGGTTCGTCTACTGGGTGCCCGTCGTCCTCGGCGGCCTCGTGATGAGCACGGAGAGCGTGCGCGGGTGGCGGTCCTGA
- a CDS encoding alpha hydrolase codes for MELALLYSGGKDSSLAALLLDTFYDVTLVTAHFGVTEDWTHARDAAAELGYAFETLELDREVAAQAIARMVEDGYPRGGIQRVHEHALEAVCGLDFDAVADGTRRDDRVPSISRAQAQSLEDRHGVDYLSPLSGFGRGAVDRLVESHLDVETGPSEEIPKADYEGELRQLIAAEHGQAAVDEVFPDHIQSYVHGRR; via the coding sequence GTGGAACTCGCGCTCCTCTACAGCGGCGGCAAGGATTCCTCGCTCGCTGCACTGCTTCTCGATACCTTCTACGACGTGACGCTCGTGACCGCCCACTTCGGGGTCACGGAAGACTGGACGCACGCCCGCGACGCGGCGGCCGAACTCGGCTACGCCTTCGAGACGCTGGAACTCGACCGCGAGGTCGCAGCGCAGGCCATCGCCCGCATGGTCGAAGACGGCTACCCTCGCGGCGGCATCCAGCGCGTCCACGAACACGCTCTTGAAGCAGTTTGCGGCCTCGATTTCGACGCCGTCGCCGATGGCACCCGCCGCGACGACCGCGTGCCGTCCATCTCCCGGGCGCAGGCCCAGAGCCTCGAAGACCGCCACGGCGTCGACTACCTCTCGCCGCTTTCGGGGTTCGGCCGCGGCGCGGTCGACCGCCTCGTGGAGTCGCATCTCGACGTGGAGACCGGTCCCTCCGAGGAGATTCCGAAGGCCGACTACGAGGGCGAACTCCGCCAACTCATCGCCGCCGAACACGGGCAGGCGGCGGTCGACGAGGTGTTCCCGGACCACATCCAGAGCTACGTCCACGGCCGACGCTGA